Proteins from a single region of Abyssalbus ytuae:
- the smpB gene encoding SsrA-binding protein SmpB, which produces MQKNINIQNRKARFEYEILDKYISGIVLTGTEIKSIRLGKASIAESFCEFNDRGELFVINMYIEEYSHGSHYNHKPRSERKLLLNKNELKKLNKEVKNVGLTIVPLRLFINDRGLAKMEIALVRGKKLHDKRETIKDRDSKRQLNRIKKEYNK; this is translated from the coding sequence ATGCAAAAAAACATCAATATACAAAACAGAAAAGCTCGCTTTGAATACGAGATTTTAGATAAATATATTTCAGGTATTGTCCTTACCGGTACCGAAATAAAATCCATACGGTTAGGAAAAGCTTCTATTGCCGAAAGTTTTTGCGAGTTTAATGATCGCGGAGAACTGTTTGTTATCAATATGTATATTGAAGAATACTCGCATGGCTCACATTACAACCATAAGCCAAGAAGCGAGCGCAAATTACTGCTCAATAAAAATGAACTGAAAAAACTCAATAAAGAAGTAAAAAACGTAGGGCTAACCATAGTCCCTTTACGCCTTTTTATAAATGACAGGGGACTGGCCAAAATGGAAATAGCCCTCGTACGAGGTAAAAAACTTCACGATAAACGCGAAACAATAAAAGATAGAGACTCCAAACGGCAGCTAAACCGTATAAAAAAGGAATACAATAAATAA
- a CDS encoding DUF3124 domain-containing protein — translation MYRFFLVFAFIILLSCKEEKEYSSVNLVNWEKRKVNLNSKDSLQEGSTYLSVYSQIYSLDEHRTHDLTATVSIRNINKKDSVFIVKAEYFDTHGNSIRTYFDYPIYIQPLETVEIIIDEVDKEGGTGANFIFDWKVKQAVHEPYIEGIMISTSGQQGLSFTTQGIKIN, via the coding sequence ATGTACAGATTTTTTCTGGTATTCGCTTTTATCATACTATTATCATGCAAAGAAGAAAAAGAATACAGTTCGGTTAACCTGGTAAATTGGGAAAAAAGAAAAGTGAATTTAAATTCTAAAGATTCATTACAGGAAGGAAGTACCTATTTATCAGTTTATTCCCAAATATACAGCCTGGACGAACACCGTACCCATGACTTAACAGCCACTGTTAGTATTAGAAATATAAATAAAAAAGATTCTGTCTTTATTGTTAAAGCCGAATACTTTGATACCCATGGTAATTCTATCCGTACATATTTTGATTATCCTATATACATTCAACCCCTGGAAACCGTAGAAATTATTATAGATGAGGTTGATAAGGAAGGAGGTACCGGAGCTAATTTTATATTCGACTGGAAAGTTAAACAAGCTGTTCATGAACCCTATATTGAAGGAATAATGATTTCTACATCCGGGCAGCAGGGATTATCCTTTACCACCCAGGGAATAAAAATCAACTAA